The sequence TGGAGCGGAACACCCGCCACTCCATGACCAGGTCCCGCGAGCCCTGACCCGAACCCGCGTAGAAGGAGTTCTCTCCCCGCGGCGCGGCGAGGCGGGCCTCCCAGTCCTCCACGCTGAGCGTGGGGTCCGACGCGCCCCCCCCTGTCGCCCCCATCATACTCTCTGTCTCCACGGCCGCTTGCCGTTCGGAAAGACTCCCGCCTGTGAGGCCACGGCCCGGCCCCCAATCAATCTCACGGCCCGGAGGACTCAGCGCGGTGCTGGAGCTCTTGGTGATGCGGATGATCCACAGCTTGCTCTTCGTCGGCGTCTCGCGCTTTCCCAGCACCATGTACCGGTGCCAGAAGCTCGAAATCTTCGAGCCGCCGAACTCCTGGCGCCAGTCCGTCTCCAGCACCAGGCTCCCCTTGTCCTCCTTGAAGGGCAGCTTGTTCTCCGTGAAGAACTGCCGCACCTCGGGCCAGACTTCTTCCAGGGGCCGCTCGTAGATGGCCTCGCCATCCGGGATGAACAAGTCACTGAAGGTGCTTCCCTGTCGGGCCGCGCAGCCCACCTGGAAGCACATCAACGTCACCACCGCGAACCACTTCGCGCGCATCGGCCCCTCCGGGAATGAACTCCCGGGGGGAACGTGCCGCGCCCCAATGCCATATCGGAGAAGAACCGACGCTCAGGCGTACAGCCCACGAGACAACACCTGGAACGCGCGGCCACTCTCCTCCGCGAGCGCATGCCGGCCCTCACGGACGACCTCGCGTCCGCCCACCACCACATCGCGCACCGCCGCCTTCTCCGCGCCCAACACGATGGCGGGCAACAGCGATGCGGGCAAGGCGCCCACGAGCGACGGATGGTGCAGGTCCACCGTGAAGAAGTCCGCGGGCGCGCCCGCCTCCAGGACGCCCGTGGCGAGCCCCAGGCTCCGCGCGCCGTCCACGGTGGCCATGTCCAGCAGCCGCGCCGCCAGCCCATCCATGGCGCCCCCGCCCGGGTCCAGCACGGCGCGCCGCAGCCGAGACAGCCGCAAGTGCCCTTCCAGCTGTCGCGCCTCATCCAGCAGGTCCACCGTGGCCTGGCTGTCCGAGCCCAGGCTGATGCGCGCGCCCGCCTTCACCAGCGCATCCGCGGGAACGATGCCGTCGCCCAGGTTCCGCTCCGTGGAAGGACACGCGCACACCGTGGCCTCGGCCCGGCCCAACAGCGACACCTCCTCGTCCGTCAGGTGCACCCCGTGGACCGCCGTGAAGCTGGGCCCCAGCAGGCCCAGGTCCGCCAGCAACTCCACGGGCCTGCGGCCATGCTCCGCCAGACAGGCTTCGATTTCCTTCGGCTGCTCCGCCACGTGCATGTGGACGGGCAGGCTCCGCACGGACGCCCCCGCGAGCGCCGCCAGCCACTCCCGAGGCACCGCGCGCACGCTGTGCGGCGCGAGCCCCACGCTGACCGCCGCGTCAGAGCGCACCTCGCGGGCCAGCGCCTCGACCGAACCCAGGAACGTCTCCACGTCCGGGTCGATGAAGCGGCGCTGCCGCGGATTCGCCGCCACGCCGAAGCCCGCACGGGCGTACCCCACGCGCAGCAGGCAGATGCGCAGCCCCACGTCCCGCGCGGCGCGAATCACCGCGTGCGCCAACGTGTTGCGGTCCGCGTACGGCGTGCCATCGGACTGGTGGTGGACGTAGTGGAACTCCCCCACGGTGGTGATGCCCGCGAGCGCCATCTCCACGAAGGCCTGCCGCGAGGCGACGTAGAGGTCCTCCGGGCTCAGCGACTCGGCGGCGCGGTACATCGCCTCGCGCCAGCTCCAGAAGTCGTCCGCCTCCCGGCCCGATGCCACGTACTCCGTACGCCCGCGGATGAGCCGCTGGAACGCGTGGGAGTGTCCGTTGACGAGCCCCGGCAGCAAGGCCCTTCCCGGCAGCGCGACGGTGCGCGCGCCCGCGGGGACGGATTCCGGGGCCAGGATGCGGCCATCGGCGCTCACCGCGAGGCCGCGCCCTTCGTGGAACCGGCCGCCCGTGTAGAGGAGCTCCGGCTGATAGACAGTGATGTCGCTCACGCCGGCAACTTACGCCAGCGCCACGGGGCGCGCAGCAGCCGCGGCGCGCCCCGTGAAATGCCAGACGTCAGTGGAGCGCGAGCGTCGGAGTCCGGTCTTCCGTCGGAACACCCGAGTTGTCTCCCCCACCCGGACGCCCCAGCCCCTTGTGCACCGCTGGCGCCGACGCGCTCACCGGCCCCACGTAGAAGACACCATGGTAGCCGTCGCCATTGGTGCCCCCCCACGTGTGCAGGAAGAAGCGGTCGCCGTTGTCCCGGCCCTTCGCCTCTCGGATGCCGCAGGCCAGCTGGTCCTTCACGCCCTTGCTGTCCACCGCGCAAATCCACGCCGACCCGCTGTTGTACGCCATGTCCAGCGCCACCACGCTGTCGAGCTCGTCCTTCAGCACCATCCCCATCGGCCGGAAGGACTTGTCCCACGGCAGGCCCTTCTTCGTGCGCGAGTGGATGTTGCCCGACAGGATGACGTGGAAGCGCCCCGGGCTCGACTCCACCTGGTGCCGGACCGTGGCCGCCATCGCGTCCTCGCGCGCCTGCCCCTGGGCCTTCGGGTGGTCGAAGACGAAGATGTCCACGTCCAGTCCGCGCGAGCGCAGCTGACGCAGTTGGTCCAGCATGTTCGCCACCGCCTCGCTGCTGCGGCCATCCGGATACGGGCTGCGCCAGAAGGGCGCCTCCATCAGCTTCAGCCAGTCATCCTCCGTCCCCGCGCTGTCCAGGAAGGTGTCCACCCGCGTCTGGCTCTCCAGCGGCAGCTCCAGCCCCACCGTCACCGGCATGCCGGCCACCGCCGTCTGGCAGGCCGCCTGCGCGATGAAGCGCGGCACTTCCTGCGTGCCGTGCATCTCCCCCAGCAGCAGCACCCCACCCGGCTTCACCTGCTTGCCCAGACCCAGAATCGGCAGGCCGCATTCGAAGTCCATGGCCGCCGCGCTTCCCTCCGCGTCAGGCGCCATCGCCACCTTCACCGGCTTGGGCGCGTTCTCCTCCTTCATCAGTTTGGGAGAGATGGCGCGGAACACCCGCCACTCCATGACCAGGTCCCGCGAGCCCTGCCCCGACTCCGCGTAGAAGGAGTTCTCCCCCACCGGCGCATCCAGCCGATCCTCCCAATCCTCCACGGAGAGGCCCGGGGCCGAGGAGCCACCTCCTGCCTTGTCACCGATGATGCGCGCCACCCCCCAGTCCAGCTCACGACCCGCCGGGGCCAGCGCCTTGTTGCGGCTCTTGGTGATGCGGATGATCCACAGCTTGCTCTGGGTGGGGGACTCGCGCTTGCCCATCACCATGTAGCGGTGGAAGAAGCCGGACACCTTCGAGCCACCGAACTCCTGGCGCCACTCCGTCTCCAGCACCATGCTGCCCCGGTCCTCGCGGAAGGGCAGGTTGGCCTCCGTGAAGTACTTGCGCACCTCCGGCCACATCTCCTCCACCGGCCGCTCGTAGATGGCCTCCCCATCCGGGATGAAGAGGTCGCTATAGGTGCCAGCCTGATGGGCACAGCCCGTCATCAGGCCCGCCAACACAACCGCCGCGAAGACCACCGAGCGCATTCGTCCCGTCTCCTCGTAGAGCCCCAGCGGGAGCGTAAACGAGGACCGGGCCCCGACATATCGGCCCGGGAGGGCGGCTCAGGCGGGGGCTTCGGAGCCCTCCTCGGCGATGGCGCGTGCCCGCTCCCAGGGACGCGTCCGGACGGCGTCGCGAATCCACATCACGTGGCGCCGCTCGTCCTCCCGGTGCTTTTCGATCAGCGCCCGGACCTCGGGGCGCCAGTCGAAGCGCAGGGCGACGTCATAGGCGCGGTTGGAGAACTCCTCGTTGCCGAGCATGGCCACCAGCGCGGCCTCGGTGCCCATCATGCTGGACATCGCCGTCAGGCCCACCATCGCCGTTCCCTTGAGGTCCAGGCGCAGCTCCAGCGGCGTCCCGCCCGCCTCGTGGATGAGGGCGTTCAGGTCCTGTACGTGCCGGACGTGGTCGATTCGGAATCCATTGAGCCGCTCGCGGACCAACGGTTCCGGAATCCGGGCCAGGGCCGCGTCGTAGGCACCCACGGCATCCGCGTCGAGCTGGGCCAGGCTGCGCAGCCGGGCCACTTCCGATTTGTCGGCCATGTCGAACTCCTGCGCTAAGGGGCTCGGGCAATGTGAGAAGGCTGTTCCCGCAAACCAACCCACCTCCTGGACGCGCTGGCTGTCCGCCCCTGGGGCAGGCGGACAGCCAGGGCCCAGGTCCTCAGGCGTGCACGGCGTCAGAGGGCGCGCGCGGCTGGGCGGCGTGCTTCCTCCGCGCGGCCCGGCGATGCTTGAGGACAATCACCGCCCCCAGCACCGCGCTCAACAGCATCAGCGCGTTCGTCACCACGAAGACCCAGTTGCCGACCTTCCAACTGTAGAGCGTGAACCCCACGGAGGCCGTCATCTGCCCCACGAAGAGCCACTTGGACACACCCTCGCTCGAGCCTGACTTCCACTGCTTGTGGACCTGGACAGTGATGGTCAACAGCAGGACGAATGAACTGAACCAACCCAGGGCTTCGGCCCCCATGCACCCTCCTGGCCACAGACGATGTGCATGCGCCCTGCCGTGTGCAGCACGCCCGTCACCCCACCGGACCGCCCACCGCGCTCAGCCTGTCCGCGCCGCCGCCTCGCGGTGTCGCGCAATCCATGCCCGCGCCTCTTCAGCCGAATCCACGTAGGCCGTGTCGAGCCGCATCCCGCCGCTCAGCATCGCGCCCACCATGAGGCTCTTGGTGGTGGCCTTCTGCTCCATCGCCGCGCCGATGTAGACGACGCCCAGGAACCAGCCCGCCTGCGCGTGGTCCACCAGGTAGCGGCGCGACTCCGGACTGAGGTGCGAGTCCGTGATGTCCGCGGCCAGGTAGAAGCGCTGCGCGTCCGCCATCTCCCGGTACACGCCACACGACCAGACCGACGTCTCCAGGGTGATGCCGCCCCGGAAGCGCGCCCAGAGGATGTCCGGCGCTTCGAACCACGCTTGCTGCTCGCCGTGACGCCACTCCCGGTTCAGGCTCATGGGCCTCCCACGCTGAGACAGGCGCCAGGATAGCCCCGGCCCCAGCGTGGACCCAACAGCCTCCCGGTGCGGACCGTCAGAAGCCGAGCGGCAACACGAAGGCCGTGCCGTTCTGCGTCCCCGTCCGGTAGCTGCGCGGCGCGCCGATGACGAGCATGGGCGGCGAGCTGCCGCTGCCCGGCATCATCGACATCGCCTGCCCCAGCGCCGAGCGCTCCGAGCCATCTCCCACCACCATGAGGAACGGTGAAAGCGCGCCCTGCTGGCCAACCCCGCCAGCATAGAGAAACACCGCGCCACCGCCGTCGGACGCCTCGGAGGCGCCCGGCGCGCTCACCAGCAGGTCGGGGATGTTGTCGCCCGTGAGGTCCGTGCCGCCCACCAGCCGCGCGCCGAAGTTCACCGCGCGGTGGCGGTGGACCAGCACAAGGGGATTGAGGCCGTCGCCCAGCGCGCCCACCACCAGCGGCGAGCCCGCGGACTGGAGCGCCTGCATCCGGTTCACCAGCACCGTCTTGTCGAAGAGCAGCACCACCGGCTGCGTCACGCCGTTGAAGGGAACGCTGGTGGCGCTGATGGCCACGAAGTCGCGCGTGTCGCCCAGGAACCGGCCCGCGCGCGTCATGCTCAGGCCCAGGCCCATGTTGGTGAGCTGCACCTCGCTGTCACCGGCGATGCGCCACACGGTGGCCGTCCTGCGCCCGCCGCAGCGCGAGCCGCTCGCGTCGAAGCCCAGCAGGATGGCCACGCCCGACCGCGAGCCCTCCGCGTAGCGCCA is a genomic window of Myxococcus virescens containing:
- the hutF gene encoding formimidoylglutamate deiminase; protein product: MSDITVYQPELLYTGGRFHEGRGLAVSADGRILAPESVPAGARTVALPGRALLPGLVNGHSHAFQRLIRGRTEYVASGREADDFWSWREAMYRAAESLSPEDLYVASRQAFVEMALAGITTVGEFHYVHHQSDGTPYADRNTLAHAVIRAARDVGLRICLLRVGYARAGFGVAANPRQRRFIDPDVETFLGSVEALAREVRSDAAVSVGLAPHSVRAVPREWLAALAGASVRSLPVHMHVAEQPKEIEACLAEHGRRPVELLADLGLLGPSFTAVHGVHLTDEEVSLLGRAEATVCACPSTERNLGDGIVPADALVKAGARISLGSDSQATVDLLDEARQLEGHLRLSRLRRAVLDPGGGAMDGLAARLLDMATVDGARSLGLATGVLEAGAPADFFTVDLHHPSLVGALPASLLPAIVLGAEKAAVRDVVVGGREVVREGRHALAEESGRAFQVLSRGLYA
- a CDS encoding ferritin-like domain-containing protein — protein: MADKSEVARLRSLAQLDADAVGAYDAALARIPEPLVRERLNGFRIDHVRHVQDLNALIHEAGGTPLELRLDLKGTAMVGLTAMSSMMGTEAALVAMLGNEEFSNRAYDVALRFDWRPEVRALIEKHREDERRHVMWIRDAVRTRPWERARAIAEEGSEAPA